The following are encoded together in the Microthrixaceae bacterium genome:
- a CDS encoding Gfo/Idh/MocA family oxidoreductase, giving the protein MTLPPSAQRRLTAAVLGTGGISKEHLGFLAASRDIDLVGVCDRSPAALRHAAETYSTTGFATFGEMLDQAQPDVVHVLTPPATHSALSAEALEAGSHVICEKPITATAAELQDLLAVARRCDRVLTENHNYRFNPEVEALAALTGDGPLGDVVEVEVRIHLPVTDPAGRFGDPNLPSPIHDLPAGVVHDFITHFTYLVNYLSGGARWERVASEWSAHCGAAHIPVDDLDAILVGSAPWGPVHGRIRFSALASPDEFEVTVRGANGYAQAELFSGRWVENRPRRVGDQLNSIANLMIGGVNQFLGGPRSFARKIMQAGPYAGLNRFLEETYRSLANETPVPVGPEEMLAASELIDRLVAGRRESASDLTETTREGQR; this is encoded by the coding sequence TTGACCCTTCCCCCTTCTGCCCAACGACGACTGACCGCGGCCGTACTCGGCACCGGTGGAATTTCCAAGGAGCATCTTGGATTCCTCGCCGCGTCACGCGATATCGACCTCGTCGGCGTCTGCGACCGATCGCCGGCGGCGCTACGCCACGCCGCCGAGACCTATTCGACCACCGGCTTCGCCACCTTCGGTGAGATGCTCGATCAAGCCCAGCCAGATGTGGTCCACGTGCTCACCCCGCCGGCCACTCACTCGGCGTTGTCCGCGGAGGCACTGGAGGCGGGCAGCCATGTGATCTGCGAAAAGCCGATCACTGCGACCGCAGCGGAGTTGCAGGACCTGTTGGCGGTTGCCCGGAGATGTGACCGGGTGCTGACCGAGAACCACAACTACCGGTTCAACCCCGAGGTCGAGGCGCTTGCGGCCCTCACGGGCGACGGGCCGCTCGGCGACGTCGTGGAGGTGGAGGTGCGAATTCATCTCCCAGTGACCGATCCCGCCGGCCGTTTCGGCGACCCGAATCTACCCAGTCCGATCCACGATTTGCCGGCAGGAGTCGTCCACGATTTCATCACGCACTTCACCTATCTGGTGAACTATCTGAGCGGTGGGGCCCGGTGGGAGCGGGTCGCGAGCGAATGGAGCGCCCACTGCGGAGCGGCGCACATCCCCGTCGATGACCTCGATGCGATCCTCGTCGGGTCGGCGCCATGGGGCCCGGTGCACGGACGGATTCGCTTCAGCGCGCTCGCATCCCCCGACGAGTTCGAGGTGACGGTGCGAGGCGCCAACGGGTACGCGCAAGCCGAACTCTTCTCGGGCCGATGGGTGGAGAACCGCCCACGGCGTGTAGGAGACCAGCTCAATTCGATCGCCAACCTGATGATCGGCGGGGTCAACCAGTTCCTCGGCGGTCCCCGTTCGTTCGCCCGCAAGATCATGCAGGCAGGCCCGTACGCAGGCCTCAACCGGTTTTTGGAAGAGACCTATCGTTCGTTGGCCAACGAGACGCCGGTCCCGGTGGGCCCCGAGGAGATGCTCGCAGCGAGCGAGCTGATCGACCGACTCGTCGCCGGCCGCCGCGAGAGCGCCTCCGATCTCACCGAAACGACCCGGGAGGGGCAGCGATGA
- a CDS encoding NAD-dependent epimerase/dehydratase family protein: MKVFITGSTGFVGSHVVAAALGAGHDVVALVRPASSDPFPTLSSHPRLTLHRGDLRDPRTIAGAFDGVDVVVHLAAAKAGDFATQFAGTVIATENLIDELARSRVRRLVAISTFSVYDFSAIEAGSLIDETSPIDGSPTDRDEYAQTKLIQERLYREEMAHREVVILRPGMIYGRDNLWHPLLGSELGPVFLRIGSRATMPMTYVENTAAAIVAAIDADGVGGETINIVDDDLPTQKDYARDVEAYVTPPSSVPVPWPVMSGIAHLLDRMNRSMLGGRAKFPGVLVPAKLDGRFKPFRYSNVKAKRLLAWTPTISQRDAFVRSLRDDVLTEVAGRT, from the coding sequence ATGAAGGTGTTCATCACCGGCTCGACCGGGTTCGTTGGAAGTCATGTGGTCGCGGCCGCACTCGGTGCAGGTCACGACGTGGTCGCGCTCGTTCGTCCGGCCTCCTCCGATCCCTTTCCGACGTTGTCCTCCCATCCGAGGCTGACACTGCACCGTGGCGATCTGCGCGACCCCCGTACCATCGCCGGCGCGTTCGACGGCGTCGACGTGGTGGTGCACCTGGCCGCGGCGAAGGCGGGGGACTTCGCGACGCAGTTCGCAGGAACCGTGATCGCGACCGAGAACCTGATCGACGAGTTGGCGCGGAGTCGGGTGAGGCGGCTCGTGGCAATCAGCACCTTTTCGGTCTACGACTTTTCGGCGATCGAAGCGGGATCGCTGATCGATGAGACCTCGCCGATCGACGGGTCGCCGACAGACCGCGATGAGTACGCGCAGACCAAGCTCATCCAGGAGCGGTTGTACCGCGAGGAGATGGCGCACCGCGAGGTGGTCATCCTGCGGCCGGGAATGATCTACGGCCGAGACAACCTGTGGCATCCGCTCCTCGGATCAGAGCTCGGGCCGGTGTTCCTGCGGATCGGTTCCCGGGCGACGATGCCGATGACCTATGTCGAAAACACCGCAGCGGCGATCGTCGCTGCCATCGACGCCGACGGGGTCGGCGGCGAAACGATCAACATCGTCGACGACGATCTTCCGACACAGAAGGACTATGCGCGCGACGTGGAGGCGTATGTGACACCTCCCTCGTCGGTTCCGGTGCCGTGGCCGGTGATGAGCGGAATCGCTCACCTGCTCGACCGAATGAACCGCTCCATGCTCGGTGGACGTGCGAAGTTCCCCGGCGTGCTCGTTCCGGCGAAACTCGACGGGCGTTTCAAACCGTTCCGGTACTCGAATGTCAAGGCCAAGCGCCTGCTCGCATGGACCCCGACCATCTCCCAACGCGACGCGTTCGTGCGTTCGTTGCGTGACGATGTCCTGACCGAGGTCGCGGGGCGGACATGA
- a CDS encoding glycosyltransferase family 4 protein, translating into MTTIAYLTGEYPRATDTFIQREVRAVEAAGVKVERFAVREPGSEHLVGTMQREERGATTYLLGHGSAALVRSALSALWRAPHRFVRAASLAARTRRAGLDGVMRQLAYFAEAAVLAEEMRRRKVEHLHNHFGDSSCTVAMLASELSGIGYSFTLHGPAIFFEPHEWHLGTKIERARFVATISNFARSQAALFCSPDAWGHLYIVHCGVSEPEAIDADDSGWPRSDGTTDLLFVGRLDPVKGVMVLFETIAQLVEAGENVRLVLVGDGPQRVELEELTADLGLSDRVRFTGYQNQQQVQAHLERCDVFVLPSFAEGVPVSLMEAMARRRPVIATNVGGVTELVEDGISGRVVPPGDDVALRSAIEDLARDPQLREKMGAAGAAKVHAEFNSSTEAQRLVSLFDRAILSG; encoded by the coding sequence ATGACGACGATCGCCTATCTCACGGGTGAATACCCCCGGGCAACCGATACGTTCATTCAGCGCGAGGTGCGGGCGGTGGAGGCTGCAGGGGTCAAGGTCGAACGATTCGCCGTGCGCGAGCCGGGATCCGAACACCTCGTCGGAACGATGCAACGCGAGGAGCGGGGGGCGACCACCTATCTGCTCGGTCATGGTTCGGCTGCGCTGGTGAGATCCGCCTTGTCGGCGCTGTGGCGTGCCCCGCATCGGTTCGTTCGAGCTGCATCGTTGGCGGCGCGGACGCGGCGAGCCGGACTCGACGGAGTGATGCGCCAGCTGGCGTACTTCGCCGAAGCGGCGGTGTTGGCCGAGGAGATGCGCCGCCGCAAGGTTGAACACCTGCACAACCATTTCGGTGACTCGAGCTGCACGGTTGCGATGCTGGCCTCCGAGCTGAGCGGTATCGGATACAGCTTCACGCTTCACGGACCGGCCATCTTCTTTGAGCCGCATGAGTGGCACCTCGGAACGAAGATCGAACGAGCGCGATTCGTAGCGACCATCTCGAACTTCGCACGCTCCCAAGCGGCGTTGTTCTGCAGCCCCGATGCGTGGGGCCACCTGTACATCGTTCACTGTGGTGTGAGTGAACCCGAAGCGATCGACGCGGACGATTCCGGCTGGCCCCGGTCGGATGGCACCACCGACCTGTTGTTCGTCGGTCGGCTCGACCCGGTCAAGGGCGTCATGGTGTTGTTCGAGACGATCGCTCAGCTCGTCGAGGCGGGCGAGAACGTGCGGCTGGTGCTGGTGGGCGACGGACCGCAGCGCGTCGAACTCGAAGAGCTCACCGCGGATCTCGGTCTGAGCGACCGAGTGCGCTTCACGGGCTATCAGAACCAACAACAGGTGCAGGCGCATCTGGAACGCTGTGATGTATTCGTGCTGCCGAGCTTCGCCGAGGGCGTGCCCGTGTCGCTCATGGAGGCGATGGCCCGTCGTCGACCGGTCATCGCCACGAATGTCGGCGGCGTCACCGAGTTGGTGGAAGACGGCATCAGCGGGCGCGTCGTGCCGCCCGGAGACGACGTCGCGTTGCGCTCCGCGATCGAGGACCTGGCACGCGACCCGCAGTTGCGCGAGAAGATGGGGGCGGCGGGTGCCGCCAAGGTGCACGCTGAGTTCAACTCCTCGACCGAAGCACAGCGCCTCGTGAGCCTGTTCGACCGGGCGATTCTGTCAGGGTGA
- a CDS encoding FKBP-type peptidyl-prolyl cis-trans isomerase, which translates to MSNEKPSVTIPDTAAPSELVIEDLIVGDGTEAVAGAVVSVHYVGVAWSTGQQFDASWDRGDTFEFRLAGGQVIAGWDQGVQGMRIGGRRRLTIPAHLGYGEHGAGGVIKGGETLVFVVDLLNVG; encoded by the coding sequence ATGTCCAACGAGAAGCCCAGCGTCACCATCCCCGACACCGCCGCACCGTCAGAGCTCGTCATCGAGGACCTCATCGTCGGCGACGGCACCGAGGCGGTCGCCGGGGCGGTCGTGTCCGTGCACTACGTGGGGGTCGCCTGGTCGACCGGCCAACAATTCGACGCGAGCTGGGATCGCGGCGACACCTTCGAGTTTCGCCTCGCCGGAGGTCAGGTCATCGCTGGTTGGGACCAGGGAGTGCAGGGCATGCGTATCGGCGGCCGCCGCCGCCTGACGATTCCGGCACACCTCGGATACGGCGAACATGGCGCCGGCGGAGTCATCAAGGGCGGCGAGACCCTCGTGTTCGTCGTCGATCTCCTCAACGTCGGCTGA
- a CDS encoding AEC family transporter: MIAAFDMAAFGHNAVRLLVLVVPTAAGLLLARRRVVPPEDRIIFGLNAFVLYVCFPALIALGVLRVDLHAISGWGFWTVIGVTTLVAVAVGWLSTPLSRARIAGTTTLVLLFGNTAFIGIPFVIGVFGDDLRGPATVIVAVQVTIAVLIGPILLHRWSGTDRSSRVWRRALAQPLMWSPLFGIAMRVLPPAVSTEAVNALDPLAVAAAPTSMFVLGVHLARSRGDGEATNVSGVVFSCVTRLVVLPAVTLALCAPMVSSGSLEPGLATVFVVLAACPAAVSTFSIAENEGVGAATVASTILWSGALCLVSLPLWAMIADAMW, from the coding sequence ATGATCGCCGCATTCGACATGGCCGCCTTTGGGCACAACGCGGTTCGGCTGTTGGTGTTGGTGGTGCCGACAGCGGCCGGACTACTGCTCGCCCGACGGCGGGTGGTGCCTCCGGAGGACCGGATCATCTTCGGTCTGAACGCGTTCGTCCTCTATGTGTGTTTCCCGGCGCTGATCGCATTGGGAGTGTTGCGGGTCGACCTGCACGCCATCTCCGGTTGGGGGTTCTGGACCGTGATCGGGGTGACGACGCTTGTAGCGGTCGCGGTCGGATGGTTGAGTACCCCCCTGAGCCGTGCCCGGATCGCCGGGACGACGACATTGGTGCTGTTGTTCGGCAACACGGCCTTCATCGGGATCCCGTTCGTCATCGGCGTCTTCGGCGACGACCTGCGGGGACCGGCGACGGTGATCGTCGCGGTCCAGGTCACCATCGCAGTGCTGATCGGGCCGATTCTGTTGCATCGCTGGAGCGGCACGGATCGGTCGTCGAGGGTGTGGAGGCGAGCACTCGCCCAGCCGCTCATGTGGTCGCCCCTGTTCGGCATCGCCATGCGCGTGCTTCCCCCAGCGGTGTCGACCGAGGCGGTCAACGCGCTCGATCCGCTCGCGGTCGCAGCCGCTCCGACGTCGATGTTCGTGCTCGGGGTACACCTGGCTCGGAGCCGCGGCGATGGCGAGGCCACGAACGTGTCGGGCGTCGTGTTCTCGTGCGTCACCCGATTGGTCGTACTTCCGGCGGTGACGTTGGCGTTGTGTGCCCCGATGGTGTCGTCCGGATCCCTCGAGCCAGGCCTGGCCACGGTGTTCGTGGTGCTAGCGGCCTGCCCTGCGGCGGTCTCCACGTTTTCGATCGCTGAGAATGAGGGCGTCGGCGCCGCGACGGTGGCCTCGACGATTCTCTGGAGTGGGGCGCTGTGCCTGGTGAGCCTGCCGCTGTGGGCGATGATCGCTGACGCCATGTGGTGA
- a CDS encoding MFS transporter gives MDEHDVEHDTGRRAGWRQFRTYWFGHVASFTGEWFTNLALPYAALSINDSPFFIGVIESAELISTLVVGLYLGHLADRMSPRRVLITSDLVRSAALLTVALSFAFGAPPALLLVAVAFVLGAMRDFHDSGEGVMMVSVVDERDLVRANGWFQISDGFGHMTGSLLAGVAASIGLVVAFAVDATSYALAAVAVVAMGRVQVNRSESGVADGPTEGPPEAATSWRVVATALRRDNRYWRVLTTMALTNVASACFMGQFVNFADLELGISQWQVGLTWSVMGAGSFLAGLWLDRARNITPRSILAAPAVMGGGLIAVGQSHSWVVTLIVFGAVGFVLAWGAALIAAMRHASFPAEIQGRVAMVTRLAFAMGIIPAVLGAGALASTIGSSRTFIAFGTLAAVGLLLGLFLRVTDFESLTRPQTTQ, from the coding sequence ATGGACGAGCACGACGTGGAACATGACACCGGCCGCCGGGCAGGGTGGCGCCAGTTCCGGACCTACTGGTTCGGCCACGTCGCGTCCTTCACGGGGGAGTGGTTCACCAATCTGGCGTTGCCGTACGCCGCGTTATCGATCAACGACAGCCCCTTCTTCATCGGGGTCATCGAATCCGCCGAGCTGATATCGACCCTTGTCGTCGGGTTGTATCTCGGACACCTCGCCGACCGCATGTCACCGCGGCGCGTCCTGATCACTTCGGACCTCGTTCGCAGTGCCGCATTGTTGACGGTCGCGTTGTCGTTCGCTTTCGGGGCTCCACCGGCGTTGCTGCTCGTGGCGGTCGCGTTCGTCCTCGGCGCCATGCGCGACTTCCACGACAGCGGCGAGGGGGTCATGATGGTCTCCGTCGTCGATGAGCGCGATCTCGTCCGGGCGAACGGCTGGTTCCAGATCTCGGATGGTTTCGGCCACATGACCGGATCACTTCTGGCCGGGGTGGCCGCATCGATCGGTCTGGTGGTCGCATTCGCCGTGGACGCGACCTCCTACGCGCTCGCCGCCGTTGCGGTCGTGGCCATGGGCCGCGTCCAGGTCAACCGGTCCGAATCAGGCGTCGCCGATGGCCCCACCGAGGGCCCTCCTGAAGCCGCAACTTCGTGGCGCGTCGTCGCCACCGCCTTGCGTCGAGACAACCGCTATTGGCGGGTGTTGACGACGATGGCGCTGACGAACGTCGCGAGCGCCTGTTTCATGGGCCAGTTCGTCAATTTCGCCGACCTCGAGTTGGGGATTTCCCAGTGGCAGGTCGGACTCACCTGGAGCGTGATGGGCGCCGGGTCGTTCCTTGCCGGACTCTGGCTCGACCGGGCCCGCAACATCACCCCTCGATCGATCCTCGCCGCCCCAGCGGTCATGGGAGGTGGGCTCATCGCGGTTGGGCAGAGCCACAGTTGGGTAGTCACGCTCATCGTGTTCGGAGCCGTCGGCTTCGTTCTGGCGTGGGGAGCGGCCCTCATTGCGGCGATGCGCCACGCCTCGTTTCCCGCGGAAATCCAGGGACGGGTCGCCATGGTCACGCGGCTGGCCTTTGCGATGGGCATCATCCCCGCGGTGTTGGGCGCCGGGGCGCTCGCGAGCACGATCGGATCGTCGCGGACGTTCATTGCGTTCGGCACCCTCGCCGCAGTCGGCCTGCTGTTGGGGCTGTTCCTTCGTGTCACCGACTTCGAGTCCCTGACCCGGCCCCAGACGACCCAGTGA
- a CDS encoding ABC-F family ATP-binding cassette domain-containing protein, protein MITVSGIAKAHGNRTLFSDVTFRLLPGRRIALVGGNGVGKTTLLEIVVGLQDADGGEVHRTKGLRVGYLPQEVLAENAGSVLDEVLSGADHIRDLEAELGGLLDTIAAAEGSERDRALDSYGELQSRFEQLGGYGLESEARRILSGLGFADTDADRPFRELSGGWRMRAALARLMLSRPEVLVLDEPTNHLDTDSIAWLETQLAGYEGAILFVSHDRDFIDAVAERVIEVIGGGATEYVGGFAEFVVQRSERVAQLRAAQAQQQRQFDQANRFIERFRYKATKARAVQSRIKALEKIEKIELPDHRQIVAKFSFPEPRRSSRVVAELAGVSVGYGGEEVLTGVDLVVERGEKIALVGPNGAGKSTLLKLLMGELEASAGTLQMGNNVDIAYFAQHQVESLDLTRTVAMEFTAQVGNQQPKNRNLRTVLGAFGFPGESADRLVGDLSGGERTRLALAICMTNPVNLLILDEPTNHLDLPSCDVLEDALSAYPGTVLLVSHDRYLIRSVAQDLLEVRNGSVRRHHGVDEAVLTPSFAGGTAAASPTKSDPAPSKPTAVAKPAAERTPDKQRRSSGSNETNRDHQRRKELRKTVARLERELHSAEAKVAELNRELSDPAVYGDHERATELAEVFGAAKDRSAELMEKWERAASELESLDPAR, encoded by the coding sequence GTGATCACCGTCTCCGGCATCGCCAAGGCTCATGGCAACCGAACCCTGTTTTCCGATGTCACGTTTCGGCTGCTGCCGGGGCGTCGCATCGCCTTGGTGGGCGGTAACGGTGTTGGAAAGACCACGCTGCTCGAGATCGTCGTAGGCCTCCAGGATGCCGACGGGGGCGAGGTTCACCGAACCAAGGGGTTGCGGGTCGGCTACCTCCCCCAGGAGGTGCTGGCGGAAAACGCCGGGTCCGTGCTTGATGAGGTGTTGTCGGGCGCCGACCACATTCGTGACCTCGAAGCCGAACTCGGCGGGCTGCTCGACACCATCGCCGCGGCGGAGGGATCGGAACGCGACCGGGCGTTGGACTCCTACGGCGAGCTGCAGTCTCGATTCGAACAACTCGGGGGCTACGGGCTCGAGTCGGAGGCTCGGCGCATCCTGTCCGGTCTCGGCTTCGCCGACACCGACGCGGATCGCCCGTTTCGCGAACTCTCGGGCGGATGGAGGATGCGGGCCGCGCTTGCCCGGCTGATGCTGTCGCGTCCCGAGGTGCTCGTACTCGATGAACCGACCAACCACCTCGACACCGACTCCATTGCATGGCTTGAGACTCAACTCGCCGGCTACGAGGGAGCGATCCTGTTCGTGAGCCACGACCGCGACTTCATCGACGCCGTTGCCGAGCGGGTCATCGAGGTGATCGGTGGCGGCGCGACCGAGTACGTCGGTGGGTTTGCGGAATTCGTGGTGCAACGCTCCGAGCGGGTTGCGCAGCTTCGTGCCGCTCAGGCTCAACAACAACGACAGTTCGACCAGGCGAATCGTTTCATCGAACGCTTTCGTTACAAGGCGACCAAGGCCCGAGCGGTGCAGAGCCGGATCAAGGCGCTGGAAAAAATCGAGAAAATCGAACTGCCGGACCATCGCCAGATCGTCGCCAAGTTCTCGTTCCCGGAACCTCGTCGCAGCTCGCGAGTCGTGGCCGAGCTCGCTGGAGTGTCGGTGGGCTACGGCGGCGAGGAGGTGCTCACCGGGGTCGACCTCGTCGTCGAGCGTGGCGAAAAGATCGCCCTCGTCGGCCCGAACGGGGCGGGGAAGTCCACGTTGCTGAAGCTTCTGATGGGCGAGCTCGAGGCGTCCGCCGGCACGCTGCAGATGGGCAACAACGTCGACATCGCCTATTTCGCCCAACACCAGGTCGAATCGCTCGATCTCACGCGTACGGTCGCCATGGAATTCACGGCTCAGGTCGGGAACCAACAGCCCAAGAATCGCAACTTGCGCACGGTGTTGGGGGCCTTCGGATTTCCGGGCGAGTCGGCAGATCGGCTCGTCGGCGACCTGAGCGGAGGTGAACGCACCCGCCTGGCCCTGGCGATCTGCATGACCAACCCGGTGAACCTGCTCATCCTCGACGAGCCGACGAACCACCTCGACCTACCGAGCTGCGACGTGTTGGAGGACGCGCTCAGCGCCTACCCGGGAACGGTGCTGCTGGTCAGCCACGACCGATATCTGATCCGCTCGGTCGCGCAGGATCTGCTCGAGGTGCGCAATGGTTCGGTGCGGCGGCATCACGGCGTCGACGAGGCCGTGTTGACCCCGTCCTTTGCCGGAGGAACCGCCGCGGCGTCGCCGACCAAGAGCGACCCGGCACCATCGAAGCCAACGGCCGTGGCAAAACCGGCCGCTGAGCGGACGCCGGACAAACAGCGGCGGTCATCGGGTTCGAACGAAACCAATCGGGACCATCAGCGGCGCAAAGAGCTACGCAAGACCGTGGCGAGGCTCGAACGCGAACTCCACTCGGCCGAGGCCAAGGTCGCGGAGTTGAACCGAGAACTGAGCGATCCGGCCGTGTACGGCGACCACGAACGTGCCACCGAACTCGCCGAGGTGTTCGGAGCGGCGAAGGACCGCTCCGCCGAGCTGATGGAGAAGTGGGAGCGAGCGGCGTCGGAACTGGAATCGTTGGACCCGGCACGATGA
- the rfbF gene encoding glucose-1-phosphate cytidylyltransferase, whose amino-acid sequence MKVVILAGGVGSRLSEETDVRPKPMVEIGHRPILWHIMKHYSSYGFNDFVICLGYKGEYIKRYFSDSLALASDMTIDFGEGTVEAHETVRDDWRVTLVDTGQHTETAGRISQIKKYVDDGPFLMTYGDGVSDVDLEALVKFHEAHGNLATVTAVHPTARFGALAIEGDQVVRFDEKPQTEEGWINGGFFVLEPEIFDYIPGDVDWAREPMERLAAAGELNAYRHDGFWQCMDTLRDKIYLQGLWDKGGAPWKIWS is encoded by the coding sequence ATGAAGGTAGTCATACTTGCTGGTGGTGTCGGGAGCCGGCTCAGCGAAGAGACCGACGTGCGGCCCAAGCCGATGGTCGAGATCGGACATCGACCGATCCTGTGGCACATCATGAAGCACTACAGCTCGTACGGGTTCAACGACTTCGTGATCTGTCTGGGCTACAAGGGCGAGTACATCAAGCGGTACTTCTCCGATTCGTTGGCGTTGGCCTCGGACATGACCATCGACTTCGGGGAAGGTACGGTCGAGGCCCACGAGACCGTCCGTGACGACTGGCGTGTCACCCTCGTCGACACGGGCCAGCACACCGAAACCGCAGGGCGGATCTCCCAGATCAAGAAGTACGTCGACGACGGACCGTTCCTCATGACCTACGGCGACGGGGTCTCCGACGTCGACCTCGAGGCCCTCGTCAAGTTCCACGAGGCCCACGGCAACCTCGCGACGGTCACCGCCGTGCATCCGACCGCCCGCTTCGGTGCGCTGGCGATCGAGGGCGACCAGGTGGTCCGCTTCGACGAGAAGCCCCAAACCGAGGAGGGTTGGATCAACGGTGGATTCTTCGTGCTCGAGCCCGAGATCTTCGACTACATCCCCGGAGATGTCGACTGGGCCCGCGAGCCGATGGAACGACTTGCGGCCGCCGGAGAATTGAATGCGTACCGCCACGACGGTTTTTGGCAGTGCATGGATACCCTTCGAGACAAGATCTATTTGCAGGGTCTTTGGGACAAGGGCGGAGCGCCCTGGAAAATCTGGAGCTGA
- a CDS encoding SDR family oxidoreductase, whose protein sequence is MKVLLTGAEGYIGVRMGHYLLERGHDVTGIDSGFHRVGWLYNTDERRPAMLTKDTRDIQLDDLRGYEAVVHLAEVSNDPVGELNGDVTYKINHEGSLRLAKLAKEAGVERFVHMSSCSVYGASGERPSKEGDPVGGLTAYAKCKVLIEQEVSPLADDNFSPTFMRNATAYGASPRQRFDLVVNDLAASAYLYKEIRMASDGTPWRPFVHILDISHAVACTLEAPRDVIHNEIFNVGNDRSNYQVRQIAEIIGSLIPGCELIFGDSSADKRNYRADFTKIHEQLPGFECAWDVERGAKELIEIFDRIGFDEEMYRFRGHTRIKQIKHLIDTGQIDDDFFWR, encoded by the coding sequence ATGAAGGTTCTCCTGACCGGAGCCGAGGGTTATATCGGCGTGCGTATGGGTCACTATCTGCTTGAGCGTGGCCACGACGTCACGGGTATCGACAGCGGATTCCATCGGGTGGGGTGGCTCTACAACACCGATGAGCGGCGTCCCGCCATGCTCACCAAGGACACCCGCGACATCCAACTCGACGACCTGCGTGGTTACGAGGCCGTGGTGCACCTCGCTGAGGTGTCAAACGATCCGGTCGGCGAGCTGAACGGCGACGTCACCTACAAGATCAACCATGAGGGCAGCCTGCGCCTTGCCAAATTGGCGAAGGAAGCCGGTGTTGAGCGCTTCGTCCACATGAGTTCGTGTTCGGTGTACGGCGCTTCTGGCGAACGGCCCTCGAAGGAGGGCGACCCGGTCGGTGGGCTCACGGCTTATGCCAAGTGCAAGGTCCTCATCGAACAGGAGGTGTCGCCACTCGCTGATGACAACTTCTCGCCGACGTTCATGCGAAACGCCACAGCGTATGGTGCCTCTCCGCGCCAACGCTTCGACCTCGTGGTCAACGACCTGGCGGCGAGCGCGTATCTCTACAAAGAGATCCGCATGGCCTCCGACGGCACTCCGTGGCGCCCGTTCGTGCACATCCTCGACATCTCCCACGCCGTGGCCTGCACCCTCGAGGCGCCCCGCGACGTGATCCACAACGAGATCTTCAACGTCGGCAACGACCGTTCGAACTATCAGGTCCGCCAGATCGCCGAAATCATCGGAAGCCTCATTCCCGGGTGCGAGCTGATCTTCGGTGATTCCAGCGCCGACAAGCGAAACTACCGGGCCGACTTCACGAAGATCCACGAACAACTCCCTGGTTTCGAATGCGCGTGGGACGTCGAGCGTGGGGCCAAGGAACTCATCGAGATCTTCGACCGGATCGGCTTCGACGAAGAGATGTACCGATTCCGTGGTCACACCCGAATCAAGCAGATCAAGCATCTGATCGACACGGGTCAGATCGACGACGACTTCTTCTGGCGCTGA